Part of the Caulobacter sp. SL161 genome is shown below.
GGAGCACCTGCGCGATCTCTATCACGCCGATCCGGAGGAGATCCTCCAGGCCGTCGAGGACGCAGTCGACGCCGCCGGTACGGTGATGGTGGTCGGACACAATCCGGGCATGCACGAACTGGCTTTGCGGCTTTGCCTGGGGGGCGAAGCCTCGCCGATCCAGACGAACAAGCTGAGGGGCCGCTTCCCGACCTCGACCGTCGTGGTCCTGGCGTGGGACGGGACGGAGAGCCCGCGCCTGGAGCATCTACTTTACGCTAACGAAAACGGCGGGATGGGCGGCGAATGACCCTGATCTACAAGATCTTGTCCCGCGCCGAGTGGGACGCCGCCAAGGTCCAGGGGCGCTTCGAGGGCTCGGCGGTCGATCTGGCCGACGGTTTCATTCACCTGTCCGCCGCCGAACAGGCGCAAGAGACCGCCGCCAAATGGTTCAAGGGCCAGGCGAGCCTCGTCCTGCTGGCCGTCGAGGCCGAGCCGCTGGGAGAGGATCTCAAGTGGGAAGCCTCGCGCGGCGGGGCGCTGTTCCCCCATCTTTATCGTCCGCTCCTCGTTTCTGAGGTGACGCGTGAAGCCGATCTCGATCTGGACGCCGACGGCGTGCCGCAACTGGGCGACCATCTCGCATGAGCCTTCACGACATCGCCGCCCGCGCGCTCCATGCCTTCGATCCCGAGGACGCTCACGGCTGGGCCATTCGAGGGCTCAAGTGGGGGCTTGGCCCGCGTGATGCGCAACCGGACGATCCGATCCTGGCGGTCAAGATCGCGGGCCTGGAGCTACCCAACTGCGTGGGTCTGGCCGCCGGCTTCGACAAGAACGCCGAGGTTCCCGACGCTATGCTGGCCGCCGGCTTCGGCTTTGTGGAGGCGGGCACCGTCACGCCGCTGGCCCAGGCCGGCAATCCGCGTCCCCGGCTTTTCCGGCTGACCGAGGACCAGGCGGTGATCAACCGCATGGGCTTCAACAACGGCGGCCTGGAGCCCTTCGCCCAGCGCTTGGCGGCGCGTCAGGGCCGCGGCGGCGTGGTCGGCGCCAATATCGGGGCCAATAAGGACGCGAGCGACCGCATCCAGGACTATGTGACCGGCCTGACCCGGCTGTGGGGCCTGTCGGACTATTTCACCGCCAATATCTCCTCGCCCAACACGCCGGGCCTGCGCGCCCTGCAGACCAAGGCGGCGCTGGAAGAGCTTCTCGGGCGGCTGGCGGAAACCCGCGCGGCGCTGAAGGTCGCGTCCGGCGCCGACTATCCGATCTTCCTGAAGGTCGCCCCCGACCTGGAGGATGGCGAGGTCGAGGCCATTGTCGAGACCGTGGTCGGCGCGGGGCTCGACGCTATCATTGTCAGCAACACCACCATCGCCCGGCCCGAGACGCTGAGGTCGCGCTTCGCCGGTGAGAGTGGCGGCCTGTCGGGCGCGCCGCTGCTGGAGGCCTCAACCGCCGTTCTGGCGCGCTTCCATGCGGCCGCCGCCGGCCGGGTGGCGCTGATCGGCGCGGGCGGGGTGGCCGACGGGGCGGGCGCCTACGCCAAGATTCGCGCGGGCGCGCGAGCGGTGCAGCTCTATTCGGCCCTCGTCTATGGCGGGCCGGGCCTGGTCACCCGGATCAAGCGCGACCTCGCCGCTCGTCTTCGCGCCGATGGCTTCGCCGCCGTCGAGGACGCGATCGGCGCTGCATGAGCCGTGGCGAGGTCCTGACGCGCGTGCGTCGCTTCGGGCCCCTCGTGGTGGTCGCGATCCTGTGCGCCGCCGCCTTCGCCAGCGGTCTTGTCGAGCACATCTCGCTGGAGGAACTGCGCCGCCGGGGGACCGAACTCCAGGCCTTCGCTTACGAGCATCCGCTGGCGTGCGCGGCCGTCTATCTGGCGATCTACATGGGCTCGGTGGCGATTTCGTTGCCGGGCGCCCTGATCCTGTCGCTGTCAGGCGGGTTCCTCTTCGGCCCGGTCGGCGGCGGTTTCGCCGCAGTGACCGGCGCCACGGGCGGGTCCATGATTACCTTCCTGGTGTTTCGCACCGCTTTTGGGGACGCCTTGCGCCTGAAATCGGGCGCCTTCGTTTCCCGGATCGCCGAGGGCTTCAAGGGGGACGCTTTCAACTATCTGCTGACCTTGCGCCTGATCCCGGCCTTTCCGCTGCTGGCGGTCAATGTCGCGGCCGGCGTGATGAACGTCAGGGTGCGCACCTTTCTGCTGACCTCGGTGCTGGGCATGATCCCCAGTTCCTTTGTCTATGCCGGAATCGGTGCAGGCCTGGGCCATGTGTTCGCCAAGGGCGGTCCGGTGACCGTGGAAAGCCTCTTGTCGCCGCGCATCTATCTGCCGATCATCGGCATGGGCGTGCTGGCGTTTCTGCCGCCGTTGTGGCGCCATTGGCGAAATGGGCGCGACGTCGCGTCGCTGGACGAGAAGTAACCGCCCCGGATGGTCCAACCCGGCTCGCCTTCGGAAGACAAGACCCTCAAGCCCCGGAAGCGCTTTCCGTGGCCCGGCGGTCTGTCGGCGCGCCTGCTGTTGTTCACCGCCGTGGTCGTCAACTTCGGCGGTCTGCTGATCCTGCCGCCCGCCCTGGCGGCCTATGAGGAGCAGTGGCTGCTGGACCGGGTCCGCGCCGGGGAACTGGCCTCGACCATCGCTGAGTCCGATCCGGAGCTGCGGGTCAGCGACGCGGTCGCCAACCAGATGTTCGACCAGGCCGGCGCCGTCACGGTGGCGGTTCAGGTCGACGGCGCGCGTCGCCTCGTCCTGCCGCCTAAACAGCCGTTCGAGACGCCCTACCTCGTCGATCTTCGCCGCCAGAACCCCGGCTCATGGCTGGCCGCGCCGTTCTACACCCTGACCAGCCCCAAGGGCGCGATGGTCCGCGTGATGGCCGAGCCGCGCTTCCGCAAGGCCGAGTTCATCGAGGTGGTGCTGCCCGACGCGCCGCTGAAGGCCAGGCTCGTGGCCTATTTCTGGCAGCTGGCGGGCGTGACGATCTTCGTGGCCACCCTGGCGGGCGTGCTGGTCTACGCCTTCCTCAACATCTTCCTGGTACGGCCGATGCAGCGCATCACCCGCGCCATGGAGGCGTTCCGCAGCGATCCTGACGACCCGGCCGCGCGCATCGTCCTCTCCAACCGGCGTGACGAGATCGGCCGCGCCGAGCTTGAGCTCGACCGCATGCAGGCCGACCTGCTGGCGGCGCTGTCGTCCAAGGCGCGCCTGGCCGCGCTGGGCGAAGCGGTCGCCAAGATCAATCACGACCTGCGCAACATGCTGACCAGCGCCCAGATGGCTTCGGACCGTCTGGCGGCTCTGGGGGACCCCAAGGTGGCCCAGGCCCTGCCGCGCCTGGAACGGGCCCTCGACCGCGCCATCAACCTGGCCTCCGACGTCATGGCCTATGGCAAGTCCAAGGAGCCCGAGCCGGTCACCCGGGTCATCCCGCTGCGTCCGGCCCTCGACATGGCCGCCGAGGACGCCGGCCTGTCCGCGCAGGGCGTCAGCCTAGAGACGGTCATCGGTCCTCGCGAGCAGGTACTGGCCGATCCGGACCAACTGCACCGCATCCTCACCAACCTGTTGCGCAACGCCCGGGAGGCCATCGAGGGCGCGCCCGATCGGGGCGGCAAGGGCAAGGTGTTCGTCGAGCTGCGACGGGCTGACGGCTCGAGCGTCCTGCGCCTGTCCGACGATGGGCCCGGCGTGCCCGAGCGCGCCCGCGCCAACCTCTTCCAGCCGTTCGTGGGCTCGGTGCGTCGCGGGGGCACGGGTCTTGGCCTGGCCATCGCTCGCGAGCTGGCCCAGGGTCATGGCGGCGATCTGGCGCTGGTGGAAACCGGACCCGGCGGTTCGGTGTTCGACCTGACGCTGTCCGGTGCGCCCGAGCCCTTGCCCGAATCCGACGATCGAGCCGCTGACGCCTCGGCGAGCTAGAGGCAATCGATATGGCCACGACCTGGACCATCGCGGTGAAGTTAGGGGCCTCCCCGGAAGCCGCGCCCATCCACGAGATCACGGTCGAGGCCCCCGACGCGCCCTCTGCCCTGCGCCGCGTGGCGGCGATGGTGGCTGTCCAGAACGCCGCCGATACCGAGCTGTTGATCGATGGTCAGGAAGAGGTCTTCTCCCGCGCCGAGGTCGAGGCGGGCCTGGAAGAGCACCAGGCCCAGACCTGAGAAGCGCTTAAAGCCCCTTGGCCACGCCCTCGCGACGCGGATCGGCGCCGCCCTCCAGAACCCCGCCCGGACGCACGATAACGCCCTGCAGGCCCGAGGTCTCCAGCTGGCCGACCTTCACCGTCACGCCGCGCGCATTGAGGGCCGCCAGCATCTCGGGACCGAACAGGTCCGCGTCGCCCGAGAAGTTCTCGCCGCGGGCCACCAGGTTCGGCAGCGAGACGGCCTGCTGCATGTTCAGGTTCCAGTAGAACAGCCCGACCATGGCTTTCAGGTTATAGGACAGGATGGCGTTGCCGCCCGGCGAGCCGACGGCGGCCAGGAACTTGCCCTTCTTGTCCAGCACGATCAGCGGGGCCATCGACGAGCGTGGCCGCTTGCCCCCGGCGATGGCGTTGGCCGCCGGCGCGCCGTCCTTCTCGACCGGCGAGAACGAGAAGTCGGTCAGCTGGTTGTTGAGGAAGAAGCCGCCCACCATCCGGCCGTTGCCGAAGATGCTCTCGACCGTGGTGGTCATCGAGACGACGTTGCCCTGCGTGTCCGCCACCACGAAGTGGGTGGTGCCGCCCGGCTCGTGGGTCGCATCGACCCCCACCTTGGGCGCGCCCTTCGGCTGGCCGAACGGCGGCGCCGCGCCGGCCTTGTCGGTGATCAGCTTGGCGCGCTGGGCGACATATTTCGGGTCCAGCAGGCCCGCGACCGGTACGGTCACAAAGTCAGGATCGCCCACATAGCGATCGCGGTCGGCGTACATCACGCGCTCGGCCTGGGCCAGCAGGGTCCAGGCGACCGGATCGGTGGGACCGCGCTTGCCGATGTCAGTGTGCTCCAGCATCTGCAGGGCCTGGATGATGGCCAGGCCGCTGGACTGCGGGTTGGGCACGCAGACGGTGTAGACCTTCCACGGACGGCACAGCGGCGCGCCGGCGCGCGGCTTGTAGCGCTTCAGATCCTCCAGCGTCATGCTGCCGGGCAGCTCGCCCTCGCGCAGGCGCTCAACGATGGCCTGGGCGATCGGCCCCTCGTACAGCGCCGAGGGCCCCTCAGCGGCGATCCGGCGCACCGTCTCGGCATAGGCCGGGTTCTTGAGCACGTCGCCGGCCTTGTAGCGGGTCCCGTCAGGCTTGGTGAAATACTTGACCGCGTCGGGCTGCGAGGCCTGGGGCGCGCGGGGGCTGTTGATCATACCCGCCAGGCGCGGGCTGACCACGAAGCCGTCGGCGGCCAGGGTCTCGGCGTCCTTGAAGAGCGTGCTCCAGGCGACCTTGCCATGATCCTTCTGCGCCTGGGCCAGCATGGCCACTGCGCCCGGCACGCCCGACGAGCGGCCCGACAGCAGCACTTTCACGAAGGGCAGGGGCTTGCCGTCGGGCCCCATGAACATGTCGGGCGTCGCGCCGCTCGGCGCGGTCTCGCGGCCGTCATAGGCGGTGATCTTGCCGGTCTTGGCGTCATAGGCCATCAGGAACGCGCCGCCGCCCAGGCCCGAGCTCTGGGGCTCGACGAGGCTCAGCACCGCCTGGATCGCCACCGCGGCGTCGACCGCCGAGCCGCCGTCGCGCAGCACGCGCAGGCCCGCCTCGACCGCCAGCGGATTGGCCGCGGCCACCATGCCCTTGGCCGGGGTGGAGGTCGCCGCCGGGCGGGGCGTCGGCATCGCCAGCGGGATCGACTCGGCCAGCGCGGCGACCGGGGCCAGGCAGAGCTGCAGCGCGGCGGACAGGGCGAGCAGGGAAGCCAAACGACGCATACGGATCCTCATGACGGGCGCTAGGGACGGCCTGCCCGCCGTCCTGGATGTCTCCATGGACACCAAACCTGTGGCGCTGTCACGCCCCGATAGGCCGCCCGCGACCCCAAACGCCGTCCCTGAACCCCCGCTGCGCAAGGCTTTGCGCTTTCGCGAACAACGGTGCGCGAAACTTTTCAAAATTATCCTGCAAACCGGGCTTGCGTCCCCGGAATGGCTGGGCTATCTCCCCCGCCTCGCCGCAAGGCAGTGCGCGCCCGTAGCTCAGCTGGATAGAGCATCAGACTACGAATCTGAGGGTCGGACGTTCGAATCGTTCCGGGCGCGCCATTTTCTTCAATCACTTAGGCCCAGCGGGGCAAGTGATTGAGGGCGGGATTCACAGCCTCCTATCATCCCATTTGCAGCGCGCATTCACGCGGCCTTCGTGGCGGTCGCGCGCGCTCCGCGATGGGGGTCTTCCGGCTCGCTGGCGGATTCCGCCACGGCGCTCAGCTTCAATAGAGATCTTCGCGGTTGGGTGGGTAGCGCGCTAACGCGAAGGCTCGCGGCCAAGCTTGCGCCTTGGGCGCCCGGAAGGATTACGCCAGAAGGTGACCACAGCCAGCGCGCCCAGCAGGGTCAAGGCCAGGCCCGACGCCGTCATCACCAGTCGATAGGGGAGGCCGCCGACCTTGGCCGCATGCAGCGGATAGTCGAGATTGGCGATGCGCGAACCTAGCGGCAGGCTTTGCGCGTCGCGGCTGGCGACCATGGCGCCGTCGGCCGGGTCGAACCACACCATCGAGCGACCGTTCGGCAGCCATTCGGCTTGCTGGCGCATCCGGATCTGGATCAGCCCGCCGGGCTTGGCCGGAAGGGTGATGATCCGCATCTCCGCGCCCGGAAAGCGCGCCTGGGCCTGACCGATCACCTTGGTCCAGTTCAGATCCTTGGCGAGCTCGCCGCCCTTGATCTTCGGCGGGGCGGAAGCCTGCTCCATCGTCGTCGGCGAGGAGAACGGCGCGCGCAGGGCCTGGGAGAACCACTTGAGGTTCATGGCCGCGCCCGTGGCCAGAGACAGGATCAGCAGCGGCGCGAGCAGCGCGCCCAGGTCGCGGTGATGATGGACGATCCCCGCCCGCGTCATCTTCCGAGGCCAAAGGGGCAGATGGAACATCCGCCGCGTCGGCCACCAAAGGATCAGGCCGGTGAGCACGAAGGCGAGCCCCGCCAGACCCAGGACGCCGCCGACGATCTCGCCGGCGTCGCCGTTGAACAGGTGATGGTGGAAATCGAAGATCCAGGCCTCGGGCCGCTCCCAGTTGGAGGTCCAGACCTGGACGATCTCCCCGTCCTGGTTGGCGTAGGCGGCCTTTTCTTCGGTTTGGTAGTTCAGCTTGTTCAGGCCCAGTCGCTGGGTGGCCAGCACGATCGAGCGCGGGCGATCCTCGGCGGCGAAGACCTTGGCGGCCATCGCCGCCAGGGTGGCGGCGTCCTGCCGCTGGGCGTCGGCGGCGTGGGGCACGGTGGCGCGCAGGAACGCGTCCTCGTGCACCAGCAGCGCGCCGCTAAAGCCCAGAAGCGCCAGCAGCAGGCCGATCAGCCCGCCCGTCCAGCGATGCAGCAGGCGCAGGAGCGGCATCAGAAGCGCGCGTCCCAACCCAGCGTCACGGTGCGGCCCCGACCGGCGTAGAACTTGTCCTTGGCCGGCAGGGTCGTGTCCGAATTGTACGAGATGTACTGCTTGTCGAAGAGGTTCTGCACGCCCAGCGACACCGCGCCCTCAGCGAGCTGATAGCGGACGAAGGCGTCGGCGAGCGTGTAGCCCTCGAAGTCGTCCTTCACCAGCGACTGCTGCATGTTGCGCGACATGTACTTCTGCATCTGCAGACGCAGGGCCCATTTGCCGGTCTGGTAGTCGGCCGCCAGGTTCAGGCGGTCGGGCGAGATGTTGGCGCCGTCCAGGTCGGTGTCGACCTTGCCGTCCCGGTTGGTGTCGGTCTGGCCGCGCAGGCGCGCATAGCCGGCTGAAACGTCCAGGCCCGGGATCGGGGTGCGGGCCTTCACATTGGCTTCCAGGCCCTCGATGGCGACGCCTTGGCGCTGCACGTCAAAGACGCCGTCGGCGTTGCGGATCAGGAACTGGCCCAGCTTGGACTTCGACCAGAAGTAGGTGACGCTGGCGTCGATGGGACCGCGCTTGAACTCGGCCCCCAGCTCGCGGTTGTTGGAGACGATCGGCTCGACGGCCAGATAGGTGTCGACATCGACATTGTTGACGTTGATCGCCCGCAGGATGCGGCCGACGTCCGGCACGGTGTAGCCCTCGGCGTAGCTGCCATACAGGCGCACGCCCTGGGCCGGTTCGAACACGACGCCGCCGTTGGCCAGGGTCGCCTTGAACTCGGGATCGCCGCCGCCGACCTTGCGCGAGCCGTAGAAGGCCAGGGTGGTGAAGTCGTTGACGTTCAGCTCGACGTTCTCGAAGCGCAGGCCGCCAGCCAGGCGTAGCTTACCCTGGAAGAGAGCGTAGTTGCCCTGGACGAACGGAGCCAGGCTCTGGAACTTGGTCGGCGGCACCCAGGCGCGGCCGGTGGCGATCAGCAGCTGCTCGGTGCGGTCGGTCAGCGCGTCGAGGCCGGCGGTGGCGGTCAGGCCCTCGATCCGCGGCACGGCCCGCTCATAGCTGATCCGGGCGCCCAGCTTGCGCGAGCGGTTCGAGGACTGGTCGAACAGTGTGCCGTTGGGGGCGATGCTGACGTCCTGGAAGGTGGAACTGATGTCGCCACCGAAGGTGTCGCGCGAGCGGTTGAAGAACAGCTGGGCGTTCAGGGCGCCGCCGTACACGTCGCTGGTCAGCGAGGCCGACAGGGTCTCGACCCGGTTCGCCGCAGGCACGCCCGGCACGACGCCGCGATAGGCGGTGGTCGGGCGGCGTGCGGCGCGATTGCCGTCCGTCGCCGCCACGGCCGTGCCGGTCACGGTCACATAGTCGCCGTCGCCCTTCAGTTCGAAGCGGCTGCCGACGATGTCGATGCGGGTCGCCTCGTTCAGCTGCCAGCCCAGGCGCGCGAACAGCGACAGGGTCTTGGAGTCCTGGACGTCGCCCTGGGTGTTGTCCATGCCGATGCGACGGCCCTTGGCGTCGTAGAAGGCGCCGCGGGTCTCGTAGGCGACGCCGGCGGTGGCGTCGAACGCGCCGTCCCGCCAGCCGACCAGGCCCGCGACCTTGCCGCCGACGGCGTCGCCGAGATCATGACCTGCGGTGGTCTGAACCAGGGTGCGGCCCGAGACGCCGTCTTCCTTGGGCGCGCCGACCGTCACCTGGTTGACCACGCCGCCGGTGGCGCCGATGCCCTGCAGGGCGTTGGAGCCATAGATCAGCTCCACCCGGTCGATGAAGAACGGATCGATGGTGTAGCCGTCGCGCGAACCGTCGCGGATCGGGGTGGACTGGGGAATGCCGTTGATCGCGTAGAGCGGCGAGCGGCCGCGCAGGGTCTCGCCGGCGCCCGACAGCTTCTGGCGGGTCGGAGAGAACGACGGCGACAGGGTCGAGATCGCATCGATGATCGAACCGCTGATGGTCACCTGCTGGGACAGGGTCTCGCGATCGACCACATCCACCGTCAACGGCAGGGCGCTGGCCGGCAGGATCGTGCGGGCGGCGGTGATCACCACTTGCTCCAAGTCCGTGGCGTTCGGCTCCCGCGTCTCTTCAGCGTGCGCCGCTGTCGCCAAGGTCCAGAGGCTCAGACCCGAAAGGGCCAGACGGCGCGCGGTGGCGCAGGCGGGGAACGGGCGGGTCATCTTGGCCTCGACAGGTCGGAAAGTTCCGCCGTCATATAAGATTGCGAGTGAGTTGCAAGCTGGCGCATGCCTTAGGGGTGAGCGCGCGCTGGATGTTGACACCTATGGGATGGACCAGCTCGGGCGCTGCACCAAAGGAGCGATCGCTCTGGAACCTTCAGACTCGAGCGTGACGCCGAAAGTGGGAACCGGTTTCGGCGTCACGCTCTAAGTGTTTGAATTGGCGCCTCGTTGTCGCGTCAAAAACGATGCTGTTTTGACGCGTGAGGCTCTAGCGACCGCAAGCAGCCGTATGCCTTCTCCAACGCCATAAACGGCGTCGGCGATAGATCAGAGGGGACGCCGCCGACGCCGCTCTGTGGCCTTGTGTGTGGGGGGGGCGACTATCGCAAGCGACAAGGCTGGCGGTCCGCCCTCTCAGGCTGGCGCGGCCGTCTGAAGATGTCGGCGCGGCCTGAGGCGTGAGTCGGGGCGCTTAAGCCGCACCCCGACTCCGTTGGTCTTACCAGTTGAACATGGTCCCGTCTTCGAGCCGGTTCACCGGCAGGTAGGCGCGCTTGTAGGGGTGCTTGGCGGCCAGGTCCTCGTCGATGTCGACGCCCAGGCCCGGCTTGTCGCCCGGATGCAGCATGCCGTCGCTGAAGGTGTAGGCGTGCGGGAACACCGCGTCGGTCTCCGGCGTGTGGCGCATGTATTCCTGCAGGCCGAAGTTGGTGATCGACATGTCGAAGTGCAGGGCTGCGGCCATGGTCACCGGCGACAGGTCTGTAGCGCCGTGGCAGCCGGTCTTAACGTGGTGCAGGTCGGCGAAGGCGGCGATCTTCTTCAGGTTGGTGATGCCGCCGGCGTGCAGGACGGTGGCGCGCAGATAGTCGATCAGCTGCTCTTCGATCAGCTGCTTGGCGTCCCAGACGTGGGCGAAGATCTCGCCGACGGCCAGGGGCGTGGTGGTGTGCTGGCGGATCAGGCGGAAGCCGGCCTGGTTCTCGGCGGGAACCGAGTCTTCCAGCCAGAACAGGCGATAGGGCTCCAGGTCCTTGCCCAGGCGCGCGGCCTCGATCGGCGTCAGGCGGTGGTGGACGTCGTGCAGCAGGTGGACGTCCCAGCCCAGCACCTCGCGGGCCTTTTCGAACAGCTTGGGCACGTGGTTCAGATATCTGGCCGTCGACCAGATGTTTTCGGTCGGCAGGTCGTTGTCGGCGGGCTCGTAGAACATCTTGTCGCCCGAGACGCCGTAGGTGCTGGCCAGGCCCGGGACGCCCGTCTGCAGGCGGATGGCCTTGTAGCCCATGGCCTTGTACTTCACGGCCTCGGCGATCGTCTCGTCGATGGTCTCGCCGTTGGCATGGCCATAGACGGTGACGCCCGTGCGGCAGGCCCCGCCCAGCAGCTGATAGACCGGCAGGCCCGCGACCTTGCCCTTGATATCCCACAGCGCCATGTCGACCGCCGCCAGGGCGGTCATGGCCACCGGGCCGCCGCGCCAATAGGACCCGCGATAGAAGAACTGCCAGATATCCTCGATCTGGTGAGCGTCGCGGCCGATCAGGCTGGGGACCATGTGGTCCTGCAGGAAGCTGACCACCGACAATTCGCGGCCGTTCAGGGTGGCGTCGCCGACGCCGGTGATCCCGTCCTCGGTCGTGATCTTCAGGGTGACGAAGTTGCGGCCGGGGCAGGTAACGATGACCTTGGCGTCGATGATCTTGAGCATGGACCTGGCGTTGCTGAGTGTGACCTTAAGTGGCCTGACCAATTATAACGAGTTATCTGACAAGTTTCTAGGGGGCTTGCGGCGGCCCGGCGCGGCGTTCGCAGCGACCGGGCCATCGCGCCCTCAAAGCCCCTGGGGCGGTTTGGGAAGGCTCTTTCCCCAAGCTCCCGGCGCAGGGCCCAGGGTCAGTTCCAGCACGCCGCCGCGGGCGAGTTCGTCATGCGAGATCCAGGCGCGCTCGAGCGGTTTGCCGTTGAGCTTGGCGCCGACGATGTAGCGGTTCTCATCAGACGTATTGGGTGCGGAGACCACGAAGGTCTTGCCGCTCTCCAGGCTGATCTGGCTGCGCGCGAAGATGGGCGCGGAGAGGTAGTAGAAGGGCTGCCCGGCGTTGGGATAGAGGCCCATCGCGTTCCAGACGTACCAGCTGGACATGGCGCCGGCGTCGTCATTGCCGGGCAGGCCGGTGCGGCTGAGGCGGTAGTGCTTGGCCATCAGTCCACGAACGATCTCGTGGGTCCGATCGGGCCGCCCCGCGTGGATGTAGAGATAGGGCGCGAGCAGATCCGGCTCGTTGCTCTGCGAATAGTGACCGTCGAACAGGTGGTCTAGCCATTTGACGAAGCCGTCCGGACCGCCGGTCTTGGCCATCAGGCCGGCGACGTCCTGCGGCACGTAGCTCGAGTACTGCAGGGCGTTGCCCTCGTAGAACACCGCGTCCCACCACGGACCTGAACGGTCGGGATA
Proteins encoded:
- the manD gene encoding D-mannonate dehydratase ManD, with translation MLKIIDAKVIVTCPGRNFVTLKITTEDGITGVGDATLNGRELSVVSFLQDHMVPSLIGRDAHQIEDIWQFFYRGSYWRGGPVAMTALAAVDMALWDIKGKVAGLPVYQLLGGACRTGVTVYGHANGETIDETIAEAVKYKAMGYKAIRLQTGVPGLASTYGVSGDKMFYEPADNDLPTENIWSTARYLNHVPKLFEKAREVLGWDVHLLHDVHHRLTPIEAARLGKDLEPYRLFWLEDSVPAENQAGFRLIRQHTTTPLAVGEIFAHVWDAKQLIEEQLIDYLRATVLHAGGITNLKKIAAFADLHHVKTGCHGATDLSPVTMAAALHFDMSITNFGLQEYMRHTPETDAVFPHAYTFSDGMLHPGDKPGLGVDIDEDLAAKHPYKRAYLPVNRLEDGTMFNW